The Spinacia oleracea cultivar Varoflay chromosome 2, BTI_SOV_V1, whole genome shotgun sequence DNA segment TGAAGcgcttcccaaatctcatgacataGATACAATCTTAGTAGTGGTGGATAGACTAACCAAGTATGCACGTTTTATCTTGTTGGCACACCCTTTCACAGCTCCAATAGTGGTTGGGCATTTTGTCCCTGAGGTGGTCCGCCTACATGGGTTCCCATCCTTTATTGTCTCGGACCGGGACAAAAGTTTTCTTGAGTCTTTTTTGGAAAGAATTGTTACGTCTCCACGACGCCACTCTGCATACCATCTGCAAAGTGATAGTCAAACAGAGATAGTGTACAAGTGGGTCGAAACTTATCTACGTTGCTTTGTTAATGGGAATCCTTGCTGCTGGGTAAACTGGTTATCATGAGCAGAATTTTCTTATAATACCTCGCCTCATAATTCAACGCATATGACTCCTTTCAAGGCTCTCTGTGGCTGAGACCCACCCATACTGATCAAACTGGGCAGACGGCAGACCCCTATTGGCTCTCTAGAAGAGCAGTTGCAAGAGAGAGACACCATGATTGATGAGCTTTGTTTTAACTTGCTTCGAGCTAAATAAAATGAAAGCTGTAGAAAAGAAGAGATGAAAATTTCGAAGTGGGAAATGTGGTATTCCTAAAGTTGCAACCTTGCCGTCAAAAGTCCTTGGTACGACGGCCCTTTGAGAAGCTGGCAGCCCTCTATTATGGATCATGTCAGATCATCCAGAAAGTGGGATGAGTGGCATACAAGCTTGAGCTGCCTCCAGCCTCACGAATCCACCCCATGTCCACACTAAATGGGCTAACCTGCCAGAATACAAGGCCATCTGTGAGAATGACATACGCCATCTGCAAGAGGAAGGACAATGTGGGGATTTCGCAGTGTGTCAACAACAGAAAATGCCTCGGGCAACAAGTTGGGCAAATACACACAAGAGAGGAAGCTTCCTAGCAGGGCCTAATACGATAAATAAGGAAAGAAATGTAAAAGCTGATTGTGTGAATATCTTTGTcatcttcctttttcttctacCTCAGTTGACTCCACCATTGGTGAAGCATCAATGTACAACTTCTATCTATTACTGTGCTTGTTTCTGTTCACAGAATTACCATCCCATTATTCTATAACAGTCACAGTAGTAAAACTGAAGGAGGTTGATACACATTGTATGTGAGTAACACAATTCCATTTTCACGAGGTGGGTTTCTTTGTGGGATTCATCAATATCAGAGCTGTAGCGTTGTTTTCATTTATTGAATATGATCAAATCAGGAAGCTTGGAGGGTAGGATTTGGTGAAAATCGTGCCTTTTGATGCGACTGATGGGGAGTGACTTTAGTAGTTATCTGAAGCAATTAAATGTCAAACTATTGAGGCTAGTCAAGTTGAGTTATTCCTGCTATGTTTTCGTGATGACTCTGATGAGCACGAACTTGGGTATGTGAACGTTCCATGAAATTTGGATTCCTAAGCTTACTATATTTGTGTTGTTATGTGCAATTACAGGTTGAAAATTCAGCATATTCTGTATCTACTGAGCGCAGAGGAATGGCTTCTGGGGAGATGTTCATGCATAAACTGGACGAAGTGGACAAATCTGTTAAGGTGAGTAAATAACTTCCCTTTTCACTTGTGACTTAGCTACCTACATCTATCCTGTTAGCTATTTGATTAGTGTTGGGTTAGAGAGGTTTTACACTTTACTATCAGATCAAAACTTGTAGTAATTGTGGAAATTCCAATTCTAATATTCATGAATCATGATAGTACCCTGGAAAGTGGAAACTTGGGTTATGATTTTGGAACACCCACCTGAGAGGCTAAGAGTGCCAAAATcaggagagaaaaagaaaaaaaaagttcataTCAAAACTTGTAGTAATTGTGGAAATTCCAATTCTAATATTCATGAATCATGATAGTACCCTGGAAAGTGGAAACTTGGGTTATGATTTTGGAACACCCACCTGAGAGGCTAAGAGTGCCAAAATCaggagagaaaaaagaaaaaaaaagttcatattgtatttaggattttttggataaaaaCACCTTTTAAAGTGGACACttttgaaataaccaccttataaagttttttttttaaaataaccaCCTTAAATTTACAAAGTTAATGAAATCACCACCTATTTACAACTTCCGTCAAAAATTCCGTTTGAGGGGCCCACTTCCAGCGGTTCTTTGACCTTTCCCTCAtttcttccttccttcttcctccATTAAAGTTGTTCCTCCATTAAAGAGAccttactcaattttttttttcccaaattCCCTCATTTAATCAATTTTCCAGGTCATGTCATGTCTCCACCTCCAAGCTTTTATCTCGCTGCTTCCTTTGTCAACATAATTGCAATATGTTACCATTTCATTAGGCACCTAACCAGAGCAAACAATTCATGAAACTTTCAAATTTACGTTTTTTCTCGAATGCATATTATCTTAAAACAATATTTAATGAAGGACCAAGAGTTTGGATTTGTGCATTATTTTTGGTGAACATTCAGCAAAACAATTTGAAGCTAGCCAGAATAGAAAGGTGGACAGTCACAAGGATATGGAGTCAATTAACAATATAGAAATATACCTCtaaaaaacaattttctaaTGCCACAGCTTTTCTTACGAACttgaagaactgcaagaacatGAACATACGTCTGTATAGCAATCTTAGTTTTGCCTTTAGCCATTTCGAGTTTTGCTCTGGTTCTGAGTAACATCATGTTCCCTCTTCCCAATCTTCTTCAAAGCAGCAGTGACTATAGTTTCTGCATCAATGTAGCGCTTCTGTGGAGATAGTATACAAGTCTCTAGTTTCAGCAAAAAAAACTTAAcccaaaatttaaaaaaaaaccccaaattttAAATACAAAGAaccttaatttcataatttcacaAATTATCCGCTTCACTAAGCGTACCATGCTGATAAATGGGGGAAATTATCGAATTTTGTTagctaattaaaattacttgaaAAGTTCGAagacaaattaattaaattgggggaatttggaaaaaaaaatattcaagcaAGGTCTCTTTAATGGAGGAACGAGTTTAATGGAGGTAGAAGGAAGGAAGAAAGGAGGGAAAGTTAAAAGAACCGTTGGAAGTGGGCCCCTTAAACGGAATTTTTGACGGAAATTGTAAACAGGTGGTGATTTCATTAACGTTGTAAATTTAAGGtggttattttaaaaaaaactttataaggtggttatttcaaaagtggcaactttaaaaggtggttttatccaaaaaatcctTGTATTTATAGTTCTAACCTCAAGTTTCCTTTCCCTAATGACCAGAAAATCGAGTCACTGATGGCGAAATTCCAAAGCCCACCAAAATCAGCTGAAAGATGTGAAGATGAAATTTCGAGTTTATAAGCCTACCCCCTTCGTGTTCAGCTAATTGTGATTTGAAGATAGTTGTAGAGTGCAGAAAAGCTTTTGTATATAATCATGTTGAAGATCATTCTTTCAAGATGTTATGGTTGATGGTTCTATGTTTTGTTACCTGATTCACTAGTGTACACCTACGCAATTTGCTACCTAATTTGCTAAACTAGACCAAAGCTGTACCATTTTCATTTTGTAATTCACTTTTTTAATTTATCGTTCATGGGGCGAGTAGAATTAGGTAACATGGTTGTAAGTTTAGATACAACTTCATTGCTGTACAAATTCTAATGTGTCATTTAGGTAGGTTTTGCACACTTCCTAAGTTTAACCCATTTGTTTGTGCATAATACGATCTTGGCAACTATAACCACCTTACTTACAGTGGTGTTAAGCAAAtgcttatcttttttttttgtaaactgAATTAATTTCTAAAGAGTtccaaattaatcaaaattcaaaTGAGAGAACACAAATATCATACTTCGTAATTTTGTTCCTAGATAGTGGTTCATCTCTGTTTCACGCATCATACTCCGTATTTCTTTTTGGATGTTTCATACAATCACTCTCATAATTTCTtgttcaattaattaatttttttttaactgtTCCTGGGTTGGGGAGGAAGAACTTAGTTCTCTGAATTTTTTTTCCGTTTTTTTAAGTtttaggttttaaattttaaaacttcCAATTATGTAGGAAAATAGGCTGCAGAAAACATAAGGCACACGTGCATATCACGTGCAAGTCCCCTATATCTAAATGCTTTCTCTCCAAATTCGTGCAAGTCCATGCCGAAAATCAATACCGAACAACCATTACTTAGAAGTTCATGTACAGAACTACAGATGTATTATCTGATATCATGAGCATATATTACATCCAAAAAGCGTTTACCATTCATCCATTACAGAACATTAGTAATAACTTCAATTAGGAGTTGTTATTTCGTATAATAGCCTCAAAATCAGGAGTGTTATAATTCATTTATTAGTATGGTGGACTTAATACCTCTTCTGTTAAGAATATGTCAAAACATAATAATCATTTAACAGAAGAGTCATTGCGGCTACCATACTTATCGATGATTTATAACAACAACGAGTACTTCCGCACAGTAATCGCCTCAAATCTCAATCACATCAACTTCTTCCGATCTGCGTAGCCTAAATCATCCACCATATGAAGGatgctaaaaaaaattaaaaaattcaattcCGTCGAAAATTAAACGGAAGATGAAATTTCTAATCTTTCAATTGTGAACGTAATTGAGAAAAAACCTTTAAAAAAGAATTTAAAAAATAAGTGAGAAGAAAAGATCATCAGAAGATTAAACTGCGGAGATAATCATATAAATTTATCATATTGTTGGTCTTCAAAGTGTTGCAGTTAAAATCTCATCATTTGATCTAAAAATATACAGAAATATAAAAGcgtaaaagaggagagagaaaattaggtTGAAGATAATGCAGATGACATAAATCAAAGACTGTGTTGAATTGTTTGATGTTGAGATGAAATTAGGGTTGTTTGTACTGTACTTATAGGTAGTTACGGTGTAAGGGTTTCATTAGTTGTAGGCCGTTCTCTTTTGCTGCTTGCTTATCATCTCTACCTAATATTGCCTTTTGGGCTTTCATTTATGGCCCATGGGGCTTTGACCGTTttaccattttatttttttttatttttttgacataggactTTTACCAATTTAGACccgaaaaaaattgaaatgtctAGCATGACTGATTATGAAACTACCTTATAATCTAACGATCACATATAAAATTCTTCACAACTCAAGTGTGTTTGAGCTCTGATTCCACGTGGTTCAATTATGAGGCGTTTGTTCAATAGGAAATATAGATGGGAATGCGAACTTTGATCTCAACTTACATCAATTATCATGTCTATGAAGCGgaaataaattaatgtgaaaaaTCAAATTGGtgattgattatgatgataatGAAAGTTATCTTCCACGCTTGAGGTCTGGTGTTCAAACCTCGTTGTATTAATTTTTGGTGGTCCATAACACGACGTAACACTTGGTGAATGAATGACATGACGTAAAGAGGATGGTACTAAGTGGCACATAAACATTATTCACAAACGTTTTTTAATAGATTAGTATAGATGTTACTTTAATAATCATGCATGATTACGTGAATTTTTtaaattctttttctttttacggGGTTGGCACGTGCACCACTTGGTCCTTGGCTGAGTCTGCCACTACTGTCGGAGACAAtcaatggtggtggtggtggtttggaATCAAAACAAAGAAGGTGAGATAAATTCATGGTTTTTAATGGTGAAGTTGAAATTGATGGTTTGGTTTGAGCTTGAATTTATGCCTAATTGAGAGGGTATTTATAGAGATGAAAGAGTGTTGAATGACATAAGGGATGAGCTCAATCGAAGTTTGATTGAGTGACAAATGTAGAGATGAATTCAAAAATTGTCGACTAAGGCTTTACAATTTTGGTTAGTGTCTATGAAATTGGCGAGTCACTTGAGATGAACTGAAGGTGACAAGTGGAAAGTAAGCTTGACTTTAAGGAAGAAAATGGAGAAATGACGTGAAGGAaaagaagggaggaaaaagTATCTCACTTTATTTTCTTAGGTGAAATAAAGGCATTTTAGTAAATACATAATTTAAGATAAATTCTTGAATTTATTTTCCTCTTTTTGAGCTTTATAAACCCTAAAATAGTTGTAATTTACATCAaaaattcttttcctaattaaattataaaatctgaaaataattttatcattaaatatttaataattttcAAGTAAAATCAAATTCTCGTTAATAAAATTAAAGTAAAAAATTACTccatccatttctttttgatgtatccatttcaAAAAGTGGggagtttttaagaaaattggaatcttggtttgtattggtataagtgtaatgattgggtgtaagaaaaatgactgtatgtaagagattataataataaaaaaaagaaaataataaagaaataaagtaagagagaggagtgataatgatgggtgataaaggaggtgagagagtgggtatatagggaagggaaaagaattaaataataggGATGGGAAAATTTAGGTGGGAAtaagggtagaatctttaggtattttggtaattagatagaaatgtaagggtattttaggataaaatgtatgtctaaaaatagaaacggatacaacaaaaagaaacgcttaaaatggaaacagatacaacaaaaaaaatggagggagtacaatttaaaacgattttaagataaataaaataattaagtaTGTATATTAATcaggttattttttattttaaatgacGGATATTACGAGGAGGGCCTGATATCCCATGGCTTTTTCTTATTCTTCACACTTCGTATCAAACAAATGAAAGAAGACAATTTGCggttcaaaaggtcttgtgcgcacaaggtgtacaataaatttattgtacaccaagataacttttactcaaATTTTTTggaactttaacctagtttgaataacttttatattagtaaaaaaaagttgattttCCAacatttaaatgattaattttatacattattagtaattttgaagaaatatgttttattaaaataaaaaaaaaatcactaaaAATTAGATATCTTTttcatatactccgtataagcttaacttttaagcatgttgagttaacttttactatgGTGTAGAATATTTATTCTAAAAAATTTGTAAATAAGTAAGAATTTGTGATTACGGTTTATGCACCCTTGCCCACGGGAAGGGAGAGATATTACCGAACTGAAACGGCTTATGCAACCTTACCCAGAAATTATCATAATCGTGATCGGGGGAGATGAGTAAGAAGAGAATACTGATTGTGGGAGGAACAGGCTACTTGGGTCAGCATCTTCTCCATTCAATTTCAGACCCTTCTTCTTTTGATCTCGCCTTCACTTATCACTCTACCCCTCCTTCCAATTTGCTCCTTGCTCTCCCtcactctctctccttcccCCTTGATCTGCACAATGGTCACGGCTTCGATTCTATTACTGCTACATTCGGCCAGGTTAGTTCTATTCATCGCTATTTTCAGCTGTAGTTGTGGTTGTTCCAAATTATAGAATTATTGTAATATATACTGGTTTtatatttttgttgaatttatctGATAATACCCATTTGGCCATTTGCTTTTGCTGGTTGTGTTTGCAATTGAGGATGAATGTGAATCCGAATACGTTAGTATTAGTAGCTAGTTTCAACTGAATTGGAATCATCATTATcgttaccccattgcctcaaagaggcgcCCGCAAGAAGCGGGATAGGGGGATCGGACCTATGAAACCTTATCCCTGCAATTGCAGGGAGGTTGTTTCAATTGACCTAAAAGCAATGACGAGACGACAACGGACGACCATCtcctacttcatggaaaggaagcgaagaggtttcaATTGAATTGGAATCTGGTTGCTAAATTTATATTCCCAATTGTATcttgttaatttatgatttatttatgtTAAATGGTTGTTTACTTGAATTTCACACTGATTTTGCTGAAAATTCACGTTTGAATTTGCGGTATATGTTACTCAGACCCGGCTACAGGTGACAATTTATGATTTTTTCCCCATGTTTTTGGCCCAAAATGAAGTGTATAAGTGTTAGAAacttagaatccaaccttccatTACTTGTAGTTTTCTTATCTAATTCTTTCCAGTCCTTTTCTTTTAAGTTTCTAGGCTTTAGATTTCTTATGTTTCTGTAAATCTAGTGTTCACCGGTAGTTTTACTCTTCACCCAAAAGTTGTCTTGCTGTTAATTATTACTAGGGTTGTTGTAAGCCTTTATTGATATGTGTGGTCGCTCATCTTAAAGCTCCCCATACTAAACAAAGTCTCCTCAAACAGATAAACTCTCTATCTTCGGCCCCAGTTGTGCCTGGTGCATACACAAGTGCCCTGATCGACCATATCATACCTCGCTCTCGttgccaataggcaagagtgccccTTTTAGAAACCTTTGATCGCTCGTGCTGCAGGAGCCTTTTGACTCaattccgcacaaggcttgcgcccttgcCGCCCAATAGTTAAGAGCGCGCCGCACGATCCGGTGCCCTAAACACTCTAACCGTGACACTAAGTGCCGTATCAATGTCTAAGTGTATATTTGAGCATTGGAGGGGCAATGCTACTTtgatttaaatatgattatacTGTCATTTACTGTAATTGTCAGCAAGAATAAACATATGGGAGAATATacaaatattgttttaacttgaAATGATATTGATATGGCAGCCAGATGTGGTAGTGAATTGTGCTGCCCTTTCTGTCCCTCGGGCTTGTGAGGTGGATCCTGCAGCTGCTATGTCCATTAATGTGCCCACTGCTCTTGTCAACTGGATGTCGAGTTTTAAAGAGAAAGACACTCTTTTTATTCATCTTTCAACTGATCAAGGTACAATTCAAGCTGGTGTTTTATTTGGGTATTGTGAACTGTGCTTGAATCAAAATATACCTGTTGTAAAGGATTAACTCTTTGTGAGCCCATTTAGCCGACTTTGAGCATTTCATTTGGTATGTTTTTAGAGGGTgtgggggaggggggggggggggggttattTTCTAATAGTTTGTAGCTTGTCCTTCCACTGTTGAAGttgaatttgattgattgatgttTGTGAATCAATCCCAGATTCAAGTCTGGCATTTTACTTGTATTGCTTGACATTGCTGTTCGTATTCACCATGATGTGTTTGAAGTGTACAATCGTTTTGATTACTGTATGTTCGTATTCTATcagtaaaaagaaaaatgttTGATCAAGATTGAACCGAACATTAGTTAAAGCTCAGTAGTTTTGGGTCCTAGACTCCTAGTTTTCAGGTTTAGTTTGTCTGAATATCCCAGTTGTCAGTTTATGAAGGGACCAAGTCTTTCTACAAAGAGGAAGATGAGACTTCTCCAGTGAACATTTATGGAAAATCAAAAGTGGAAGCAGAGAAGTTTATTCTTTCAAATTCCTCAAACTTTGCAATTTTGAGAAGCAGTATCATCTATGGCCCACAGACGATATCACCTGTCCCAAAGTCCCTTCCAATTCAGGTGTGTAAGCATGGAGTGCGAAATTTACTTGTTTATATGTTATTTAGTGGAGTTGAATATCTCTTTGAGCAACACACATAGTATTGGCGGAGGACTAAGGTGTTGGATAACCTTTCCACTGCAGTTGCTGGAATGGGAAAGGGTTATTAGATATACAATGCAATCTGTCTCGAAAGTTATAATTCGTCTCACACAAAAGGTCTCATATGCAAGATAGAGTGCCATAGAGGATTAATTTGAATATCAGTTGATTAAGAATTCTTGTGACTCACCCTTGAAGAATCTGACTTGGAAAACTAGATGTTATAAAGAACTTCAGACAAAGGCCACTAAGTGCAGCTGTGCAGGGCATAAGGTTTAAGAAGTTAGCAGTCATACACTCATAGACCGAATAGTAGAGTGGCATGTTTGCAACCAAGCACATACTAGTTAAGTAGTTAATACTACAGAGTAGCAGTTTTCTGTCAGTTTAAAAGCTCCGGAagaattttgtttttattttatctcTGATTGCTGTAATGGAAAATTTCAAGGTTCACTATCTCTCTCTTTTGTTGTATATTAATTGTATTCACCATCTAGTGAGTCTCCTGCTTGCTGCAGCCAGTATTCCAGAAGAATTTAGAGGTTGGGAAGGTGGGAGTTCCAAATCATCTTTTGTGATATAGCCATTTGATAATATGAATATgaatttattactccctccgtccctaaaagattgccccatacttcctccgtcttttaatactcgcaacgtttggacttttgccactattcatataatatactttgactattcatagtgttttttatatgagataaaacatagtcatgtgggatcttgttagattcgtctcaatgtgtattttcaaaatatcaactttttataattttttcataaagagaattaaagatataaatgatcaaaattgtgcatcggcatgcgtgaaactaacaaacgttgcgagtattaaaagacagaggaagtataatatAAATGGATGCCCCTATTTGTTTACCCCATACCTTATTTGGTTTGAGGTGCACACATTTCTCTCCTTACACACTGTTATGTAattcaactaaaagacaaatttaTCACCCCACTTGCTTTTGAGCACACCCAATCCTTAATAAAGTGAATAAAAGCATTtggggcaatcttttagggacggagagtattaaacatgcatgaAGCTCCAAAGGGACTATACATCTTGTCCCTTGCCTTGCTAACTACTTCATAAATGGCTGCAAAGCAATACCTGAGTGACTGTTGGACTGTTATACTGATTTTCTTTCTATAATATTCTGGCATACAATCTCTGAGCTTACTTGCACTTTTTTAAGTTTTGATTGTGGCAGTTTTTCATGTCATTTAGTTCCTAAATGTGACACTTGCTCAAGGTTGTGAGTTAACAACCTGTATATTTTCAACAGCCTATGTTGAAGAGATGTCTCTTAGTTGCATTTCAGTAATCTTGCATCCTTTGTGATGCAGTGGATTGATGGGGTTCTATCAAAAGGAAACAAGGTGGACATCTTTTATGACGAGTTTCGATGCCCGGTGTTTGTCAAGGACGTAGTGGCTGTCATTTTAGCTTTGATAACGAAATGGGTCACAGGTGAGAAGTTGTTTTGAATTTCCAACATTGAGCtgcttttaaaaataaataacaaatgtTTGTTCTTGCTGTCATGAATTTAACTATTTTATACCTGGAAGGAGGTCCTATAGAATCATTTAGGACATTGAAGTTTAGTTTTGCCCCTTTTAACAAGAAACTCATTCGAGCTCAAAGATAACTTAAGGCCATCTAAGATACCTTCCTGAAGTCTCTTTGCAATAAGGCTTCTATTTCTGGTACAGTGACAAAGTAAGAATGCAGCGATTATTGTCGACCATTTGACTCAATTTATGTTATTTCTCACAGCAACTAATGTATAATACTTTCTCTCCTTGACCACTCCCCTGCCAAAAACAAATGTGGCATTATTTTGTTATGTGAAGTTTGCTTTTAGCATTTCTGGTCAGGAGTCCATGCTGAATTGCGGACTGCTACTCATACACTGTATCTTTTatgcttttttattttttggttagtaagaaaatttgttagaatCAATCAAGCACATACTCATACAAATTAAACAACAAACAAAGTACTTGAGGATGAGAAaaaccttctaggaaggacCCCTCCTACCTCAAGCCTCAAAAGAACAATAAAGCAACAAAGCCAACACGCCTAACTAAATTCAACTAGAAGGGAACCAGAagctaaacactcattttactGAGAATCAAACCATTCCTTGCTGTGATGAGCGACCTTGTTACTCATTTTACTTCTTATCCTGGCTCTCACAGTCCCCTTAACCCTTTTAGCTACCGTGTTTGCACTAGCCACCTTACACTCCCA contains these protein-coding regions:
- the LOC110789103 gene encoding uncharacterized protein, which codes for MSKKRILIVGGTGYLGQHLLHSISDPSSFDLAFTYHSTPPSNLLLALPHSLSFPLDLHNGHGFDSITATFGQPDVVVNCAALSVPRACEVDPAAAMSINVPTALVNWMSSFKEKDTLFIHLSTDQVYEGTKSFYKEEDETSPVNIYGKSKVEAEKFILSNSSNFAILRSSIIYGPQTISPVPKSLPIQWIDGVLSKGNKVDIFYDEFRCPVFVKDVVAVILALITKWVTEAKPMQLLLNLGGPDRVSRVQMAEAVAESRGYDISLINHVSASSVDRGVKSPADISMDISKLVKTLNISPTSFKDGVNLTLATP